The following proteins come from a genomic window of Paramicrobacterium humi:
- a CDS encoding short-chain fatty acid transporter — protein sequence MSTAPPQETSTSRRSVMRPVNRFLERWIPSALTFAIVLTIIVAILAMTLTPSSPVDVVKGWGDGLAGLLAFMTQMCLILLLGYMLANTRPVRKLLGWLARLPSTPGMAYVFVFVIGAVASLITWGLGLIVGTLLAREIAVEGRKRGMKVHFPLLVAAGYSGFVVWHMGYSGSGPLTAATPDSFLAESLGGTVVPVTETTFSSWNMLAALGVIVVCGLLFFLIRPKNGDPIYELPASVGSEAADEVDEEIVTPADRIDASRILTLVLGLGLVAYLIVHFVQGGTLTLDIVNWSFLALILLLVRNPFELIHLTKKAASNVGEILLQFPLYAGILGIMASSGLIKMFSDAFVSISTPTTFGVLALLSAGIVNFFVPSGGGQFAVQGPIMIDAAHQLGIDPSVAIMAVAYGDQWTNMIQPFWALPVLAIAGLKMRDILGYTFVTLLGSGVVMAAVLLIISL from the coding sequence ATGTCGACCGCCCCACCCCAAGAGACGAGCACGTCACGGCGCAGCGTGATGAGGCCGGTGAACCGGTTCCTCGAGCGCTGGATTCCCTCGGCTCTGACGTTCGCCATCGTCCTGACGATAATCGTGGCGATCCTGGCCATGACGCTCACGCCGTCGAGCCCCGTCGATGTCGTCAAGGGCTGGGGCGACGGGCTGGCCGGACTCCTCGCCTTCATGACGCAGATGTGTCTGATCCTGCTGCTGGGTTACATGCTCGCCAACACCCGACCCGTGCGGAAGCTGCTGGGCTGGCTCGCGCGCCTGCCATCGACGCCCGGCATGGCGTACGTCTTCGTCTTCGTCATCGGCGCGGTCGCGAGCCTCATCACGTGGGGTCTCGGACTCATCGTCGGGACGCTCCTCGCACGTGAGATCGCCGTCGAGGGACGCAAGCGCGGTATGAAGGTGCACTTCCCGCTGCTCGTCGCCGCCGGTTACTCGGGATTCGTCGTGTGGCACATGGGCTACTCCGGCTCGGGTCCGCTCACGGCGGCCACACCCGACTCGTTCCTGGCTGAAAGCCTTGGCGGCACCGTTGTTCCCGTCACCGAGACCACCTTCTCGTCGTGGAACATGCTCGCCGCGCTCGGCGTCATCGTCGTCTGCGGCCTGCTGTTCTTCCTCATCCGGCCGAAGAACGGCGATCCCATCTACGAGCTGCCGGCGAGTGTCGGCTCAGAGGCCGCCGATGAGGTCGACGAGGAGATCGTCACGCCGGCCGACCGCATCGACGCGTCACGCATCCTGACTCTCGTCCTGGGCCTCGGCCTCGTCGCCTACCTCATCGTGCACTTTGTGCAGGGCGGAACGCTCACTCTCGACATCGTGAACTGGTCGTTCCTCGCGCTCATCCTGCTGCTCGTACGCAATCCGTTCGAGCTCATCCACCTGACGAAGAAGGCCGCCTCGAACGTCGGCGAGATCCTTCTGCAGTTCCCGCTCTATGCCGGAATCCTCGGCATCATGGCGTCGTCGGGGCTCATCAAGATGTTCTCCGACGCGTTCGTGTCGATCTCCACGCCCACGACCTTCGGCGTGCTGGCCCTGCTGTCGGCGGGCATCGTCAACTTCTTCGTGCCCTCGGGCGGCGGCCAGTTCGCCGTTCAGGGGCCGATCATGATCGATGCGGCGCATCAGCTCGGCATCGACCCCTCCGTCGCGATCATGGCGGTCGCCTACGGCGACCAGTGGACGAACATGATCCAGCCGTTCTGGGCGCTCCCTGTGCTCGCGATAGCGGGGCTGAAGATGCGCGACATCCTCGGCTACACATTCGTCACCCTGCTCGGCTCCGGTGTCGTGATGGCAGCGGTGCTGCTGATCATCAGCCTCTGA
- a CDS encoding glycoside hydrolase family 13 protein: MTMDTALEPHHDGSPLYVSTQHPRLGESVTVRLRVPQALGELHGVRVRSNPDREPRFAVAERVATTPGWDWWQAEIEVANRVHGYRWLLRLADGTDIWVNARGVFNTETLDSEDFRLVAYDAPPEWVPSTVLYQIFPDRFARSDAAAQRVAPDWAVPAEWGDDVRLDPPARSTQFYGGDLDGIIDRLDHLERLGVTMIYLTPVFPARSNHRYDSANFDVVDPLLGGDEALVRLVSAAHARGFTVIGDLTTNHSGDAHEWFLAAHRHPEAPESDFYYWLDDEHERYESWLGVPSLPKFNWNSTELRRRFIEGDDSVVAKWLKAPYNLDGWRIDVANMTGRFRDDDLNKEVRQIIRRTMTEVNPDTILLAESTNDAASDFTGDAWHGAMTYANFTRPLWGWLSEPLSDAGGGLGMAMQTIPRYNGWQFYAAHRQFSAGFPWRTRLGNMNALDTHDTPRFLTRALPGTLPVAVGMSVTLPGIPVVWAGDEFGLTGIDGEDSRTPIPWGAADAASDTIDLYARLIALRRSHSALNTGGMRWVHVSDDVLAYVREDESESLLIVAARADVDITLPAETVNGADAAARSFGDLDLHADETGIRISGTGPAFAVWQAAGA; the protein is encoded by the coding sequence ATGACCATGGACACCGCCCTCGAGCCCCACCACGACGGCTCTCCTCTCTATGTGTCGACGCAGCATCCGCGTCTCGGCGAATCGGTGACGGTTCGCCTGCGCGTTCCGCAGGCGCTTGGCGAGCTGCACGGGGTTCGGGTGCGATCGAACCCCGACCGCGAACCGCGCTTCGCCGTGGCGGAACGCGTCGCGACGACGCCGGGCTGGGACTGGTGGCAGGCCGAGATCGAGGTCGCGAACCGCGTGCACGGCTACCGGTGGCTGCTTCGCCTCGCCGACGGAACCGACATCTGGGTGAACGCGCGCGGGGTCTTCAACACCGAGACGCTCGACAGCGAAGACTTCAGGCTCGTCGCGTACGACGCGCCGCCCGAGTGGGTGCCGTCGACCGTTCTCTACCAGATCTTCCCCGACAGGTTCGCGCGATCGGATGCTGCCGCGCAGCGCGTCGCGCCCGACTGGGCCGTGCCTGCCGAATGGGGCGACGACGTGCGGCTCGACCCGCCCGCGCGTTCGACGCAGTTCTACGGCGGCGACCTCGACGGCATCATCGACCGTCTCGATCATCTCGAGCGGCTCGGGGTGACGATGATCTACCTCACCCCCGTCTTCCCCGCGCGCTCGAACCACCGCTACGACTCGGCGAACTTCGACGTCGTCGACCCGCTTCTCGGCGGAGACGAGGCGCTCGTGCGCCTCGTCTCCGCTGCGCATGCGCGCGGCTTCACCGTTATCGGCGATCTCACGACGAACCACTCCGGCGACGCGCACGAGTGGTTCCTCGCCGCCCACCGGCATCCGGAAGCGCCGGAGAGCGACTTCTACTACTGGCTCGACGACGAGCATGAGCGCTACGAGTCATGGCTCGGCGTTCCGAGCCTTCCGAAGTTCAACTGGAACTCGACCGAGCTGCGCCGCCGCTTCATCGAGGGCGACGACTCGGTCGTTGCGAAGTGGCTTAAGGCGCCGTACAACCTCGACGGGTGGCGCATCGACGTCGCCAACATGACCGGTCGCTTCCGCGACGACGACCTCAACAAAGAGGTGCGGCAGATCATCCGGCGCACGATGACCGAGGTGAACCCCGATACCATCCTCCTCGCCGAGTCGACGAACGACGCCGCAAGCGACTTCACGGGCGATGCCTGGCACGGCGCGATGACCTACGCCAACTTCACGCGTCCGCTGTGGGGCTGGCTGTCCGAGCCGCTCAGCGACGCGGGCGGCGGTCTCGGCATGGCGATGCAGACGATCCCGCGCTACAACGGCTGGCAGTTCTATGCCGCGCACCGCCAGTTCAGCGCCGGCTTCCCGTGGCGCACGCGCCTCGGCAACATGAACGCGCTCGACACCCATGACACCCCGAGGTTCCTCACGCGGGCGCTGCCCGGCACGCTTCCCGTCGCGGTCGGCATGTCGGTCACACTGCCCGGCATCCCCGTCGTGTGGGCCGGCGACGAGTTCGGGCTCACCGGGATCGACGGGGAGGACTCGCGAACGCCGATTCCGTGGGGCGCCGCCGATGCAGCATCCGACACCATCGACCTCTATGCCCGGCTCATCGCCCTTCGCCGATCGCACAGTGCACTCAACACCGGCGGCATGCGGTGGGTTCACGTGAGCGACGACGTGCTCGCCTACGTTCGTGAGGACGAGTCCGAGTCTCTCCTGATCGTCGCGGCACGCGCCGACGTCGACATCACGCTGCCGGCCGAAACCGTGAACGGGGCGGATGCTGCGGCGCGCTCGTTCGGCGACCTCGACCTCCACGCGGACGAGACCGGCATCCGCATCAGCGGCACAGGTCCGGCCTTCGCGGTGTGGCAGGCGGCAGGGGCCTGA
- a CDS encoding sugar ABC transporter permease → MTTTRQSRTSVDDIPAKRPFRFGRWFAATGWRHLIGIIIVVYAVFPLLYVLSASLNPNGTLLSSNGLFSKIGADSYVTLFNSPQQPYAAWFGNTLFIGLTASACTVFLGALAAYAFSRMRFTGRRFGLITLLVVQIFPQLLAVVAIFLLLNTIGDIFPALGLDNQVSLIMVYLGGALGVNTYLMYGFFNTVPRALDEAARIDGAGHARIFFTIILPLVAPILAVVGLLSFIGTTNDFVIASVVLVTPEKQTLAVGLYQFVSQEFTSNWSVFAAGAVLAALPVMALFLYLQKYIVGGLTAGSVK, encoded by the coding sequence ATGACAACGACAAGGCAGTCACGCACCTCCGTCGACGACATCCCCGCGAAGCGGCCGTTCCGCTTCGGCCGCTGGTTCGCGGCGACCGGGTGGCGCCACCTCATCGGCATCATCATCGTCGTGTACGCCGTGTTCCCGCTGCTGTACGTGCTCTCGGCATCCCTCAACCCCAACGGAACCCTGCTGAGCTCGAACGGCTTGTTCTCCAAGATCGGCGCAGACAGCTACGTCACGCTCTTCAACTCACCGCAGCAGCCCTACGCGGCATGGTTCGGCAACACGCTGTTCATCGGGCTGACCGCATCCGCATGCACCGTCTTCCTCGGTGCGCTCGCCGCATATGCCTTCAGCCGCATGCGCTTCACCGGGCGGCGATTCGGTCTCATCACCCTCCTTGTCGTGCAGATCTTCCCGCAGCTGCTCGCCGTCGTCGCGATCTTCCTGCTCCTCAACACGATCGGCGACATCTTCCCGGCGCTCGGCCTCGACAACCAGGTCTCCCTCATCATGGTGTACCTCGGCGGGGCCCTCGGCGTGAACACCTATCTGATGTACGGCTTCTTCAACACCGTTCCGCGAGCGCTCGACGAGGCTGCGCGCATCGACGGCGCCGGGCACGCGCGGATCTTCTTCACGATCATCCTTCCGCTGGTCGCGCCGATCCTCGCCGTCGTGGGACTGCTGTCGTTCATCGGCACGACGAACGACTTCGTCATCGCGAGCGTCGTCCTCGTCACGCCGGAGAAGCAGACGCTCGCCGTCGGGCTCTACCAGTTCGTGTCTCAGGAGTTCACGAGCAACTGGAGCGTCTTCGCCGCGGGCGCGGTTCTCGCCGCGCTTCCGGTCATGGCGCTGTTCCTCTATCTGCAGAAGTACATCGTCGGCGGGCTGACCGCCGGCAGCGTCAAGTAA
- a CDS encoding ABC transporter permease subunit: MSTTTESPRETREQLKRRRRAASIAEHASGGITVLLVKILLIAVIDAVSLYALFVSLTSGDWIVFGVILVIAAAINLIYFKRGWLPAKYLAPGIVFLLIFQVFVIGYSGYIAFTNYGTGHNSTKDDAVLALVQSAEERVPDSPAYDLTVVEQLGTFSFLVTSPDGDVSIGNDDTPLSPVANAEMEGGKAVSVPGYNSLDFDDILKNQEAIADITVQISDDPNDGSLRTPDGSSAYLYTSSLKYDPAAGTMTDTKTGTVYRDTGEGAFTAENGEQLMPGWSVTVGFDNFVKAFTEESIRGPLISVTVWTFMFALLSVVTTFLLGLFLAIVFNDARMKGRKFYRVLMILPYAFPAFLGAIVWAGLLNRDFGFVNLVLFGGAEIPWLTNEWLAKISILWVNLWLGFPYMFLVCTGALQSIPDELTEAATVDGARPFAVFRLIKFPLLLVSVAPLLISSFAFNFNNFNLIYMLTEGGPRDASADVNVGATDILISMVYKVAFVGANRDYGLASAFSIIIFVVVALIAILSFKQTKALEDLN, translated from the coding sequence ATGAGCACGACCACAGAGTCGCCGCGCGAGACGCGCGAACAACTGAAGAGACGCCGCAGAGCGGCCAGCATCGCCGAACACGCCTCCGGCGGCATCACCGTGCTGCTCGTGAAGATCCTGCTCATCGCCGTCATCGACGCCGTATCGCTCTACGCGCTGTTCGTCTCGCTGACCTCGGGCGACTGGATCGTCTTCGGCGTCATCCTCGTGATCGCCGCGGCGATCAACCTCATCTACTTCAAGCGCGGGTGGCTTCCCGCGAAATACCTCGCACCCGGCATCGTCTTCCTTCTGATCTTCCAGGTGTTCGTCATCGGCTACTCCGGTTACATCGCCTTCACGAACTACGGAACCGGCCACAACAGCACGAAGGACGATGCCGTGCTCGCGCTCGTCCAATCGGCTGAGGAGCGCGTTCCCGACTCGCCCGCGTACGACCTCACCGTCGTCGAGCAGCTCGGCACCTTCAGCTTCCTCGTCACGTCACCAGACGGCGATGTCAGCATCGGCAACGACGACACGCCTCTGAGCCCCGTCGCCAATGCGGAGATGGAGGGCGGAAAGGCCGTCTCCGTCCCCGGCTACAACTCGCTCGACTTCGACGACATCCTGAAGAACCAGGAAGCGATAGCCGACATCACGGTGCAGATCTCGGACGACCCCAACGACGGATCGCTGCGCACCCCCGATGGCTCGAGTGCCTACTTGTACACCTCATCGCTCAAGTACGACCCCGCCGCGGGCACGATGACCGACACGAAGACGGGAACCGTCTACCGCGACACGGGCGAAGGCGCGTTCACCGCCGAGAACGGCGAGCAGCTCATGCCCGGCTGGAGCGTCACCGTCGGCTTCGACAACTTCGTCAAGGCGTTCACCGAGGAGTCCATCCGCGGTCCGCTCATCAGCGTGACGGTATGGACGTTCATGTTCGCGCTGCTCAGCGTCGTCACCACCTTCCTGCTCGGGCTCTTCCTCGCGATCGTGTTCAACGACGCGCGAATGAAGGGGCGCAAGTTCTACCGGGTCCTGATGATCCTCCCGTATGCGTTCCCCGCCTTCCTCGGCGCCATCGTCTGGGCAGGCCTGCTCAACCGCGACTTCGGCTTCGTCAACCTCGTGCTGTTCGGCGGCGCAGAGATTCCGTGGCTGACGAACGAGTGGCTCGCGAAGATCAGCATCCTCTGGGTCAATCTCTGGCTCGGCTTCCCCTACATGTTCCTTGTCTGCACGGGTGCGCTGCAGTCCATCCCGGACGAGCTCACCGAAGCCGCGACGGTCGACGGCGCCCGGCCGTTCGCCGTGTTCCGGCTGATCAAGTTCCCGCTGCTTCTCGTCTCGGTCGCACCGCTGCTGATCTCGTCGTTCGCGTTCAACTTCAACAACTTCAACCTGATCTACATGCTCACCGAGGGCGGGCCGCGCGATGCCTCTGCCGACGTGAACGTCGGTGCGACGGACATCCTCATCTCGATGGTCTACAAGGTCGCGTTCGTCGGAGCGAACCGCGACTACGGCCTCGCGAGCGCGTTCTCGATCATCATCTTCGTCGTCGTCGCGCTCATCGCGATCCTCAGCTTCAAGCAGACGAAGGCCCTGGAGGACTTGAACTGA